DNA from Triticum aestivum cultivar Chinese Spring chromosome 7D, IWGSC CS RefSeq v2.1, whole genome shotgun sequence:
ggaaatgccatgataggtaggtatggtggctgttttgaggaaggtatatggtgggtgtatgataccggcgaaaagtgcgcggtattagagaggctagcaatggtggaaggatgagagtgcgtataatccatggactcaacattagtcataaagaactcatatacttgtttcaaaaatctacaagttatcaaagcaaagtattacgcggatgatcctagggggatagattggtaggaaaagaccatcgctcgtccctgaccgccactcataaggaagacaatcaataaataaatcatgctccgacttcatcacataacggttcaccatacgcgcatgctacgggaatcacaaactttaacacaagtatttctcaattcataactactcaactagcatgactctaatatcaccatcttcatatctcaaaacaattatcaagcatcaaacttctcatcgtattcaacacactcataagaaaaaaaaatactagtcttggatgcctatcatattaggactagttttatgattaaagcaaattaccatgctgtttgtaggactctcaaaataatataagtgaagcatgagagatcaataatttctataaaacaaaccaccaccgtgctctaaaagatataagtgtagcaccagagaaaaaactatatagctcaaaagatacaagtgaagcacatagagtattctaataaattccgaatcatgtgtatctctctcaaaagtgtattcagcgaggatgattgtggtgaactaaaaagcaaagaatcaaatcatacaagacgctccaagcaaaacacatatcatgtggtgaataaaaatatagctccaagtaaagttaccgatggacgaagacaaaagaggggatgccttccggggcatccccaagcttaggcttttggttgtccttggattttaccttggggtgccttgtgcatccccaatcttaggctcttgccaatccttattccataatccatcaaatctttacacaatacttgaaaacttcacaacacaaaactcaacagaaaatctcatgagctctgttagcgaaataaaacaaaccaccactttaaggtactgtatttaaatcattctttatttatgttggtgttaaacccactgtattccaacttctctatggtttataaactcttttattaaccatagactcatcaaaataagcaaacaacacacgaaaaacagaatctgtcaaaaacagaacagtctgtagtaatctgtatctaacgcaaacttatgtaacTCAGAAAATTCTGATAAAATAGGAAATCataaataatttttttattgatctacagaaattggaatcagtattttatcacattctgatgaTGTTAAACAATTATTTTCGTaaacagaaagtttctgacttttttcagcaagatcaaataactattacccaagaagatcctataggttttacttggcacaaacactaattaaaaatcaaaaaaatctcaCCATAggttagatcaaatatttattcctaaacaggagcaaaaatcaagaaactaaaataaaattgggttgcctcccaacaagcgctatcgtttaacgcccctagctaggcataaaaacaaggatagatctaagtattgccatctttggtaggccatccataagtagctctcataatagattcataaggtaattttattttctttctaggaaagtgttccatgcctttccttaacggaaattggaatctaatatttccttccttcatatcaataattgcaccagtcgttctaaggaaaggtctaccaagaataataggacatgaaggattgcaatatatatcaagaacgataaaatctacgggcacataattcctatttgcaacataagaacatcattgattcttcccataggtttcttaatagtggaatccgcaagatgcaagtttaaagaacaatcatcaaaatcacggaaacctagcaaatcacacaaagtttttggaatcgtggaaacactagcacccaaatcacacaaagcatagcattcatgatctttaatttttattttaatattaggttcccactcatcataaagttttctagcgatagaaacttccaattcaagattttcttcataagattgcatcaaggcatcaacgatatgtttagtaaaagctttattttgaggagaatttagcacagattgcaacaaggaaatacaatctatcaaagagcaattatcataattgaaTTCCTTGAAACCCAAaaagtgggttcattgatatctaaagttttaacctcttcaatcccaattttatcaatttttgcatcaagatctaaaaactccgaatttttgggacgccttctaactaaagttgactcatccccagtcccatcattatcaagattcatattgcaaaacaaagatttaataggagacacatcaataacttttagatcttcatctttattctcataaaaactagaagaacacgcttcacaaagcaatctttcttagcacgcatcctagcggttctttccttgcactcatcaatggaaattctcatggctttgagagactcattgatatcatgcttaggtggaatagatctaagtttcaaggaatcaacatcaagagaaattctatccacgttcctagccaactcatcaaccttaagtattttttcttcaagcaaagcattgaaattcttttgtgaattcataaactctttaacactagtctcaaaatcagagggcaacttattaaaatttccataagaattgttgtaggaattaccataattattataggaattactagggaacggcctaggattaaagtttcctctataagcgttattaccaaaattgttcctaccaaaaaaattcacatccatagattcattattattctcaatcaaagtagacaaaggcatatcattaggatcggaagaaacactcttattagcaaacaatttcataagttcatccatctttccactcaaaacattaatttcttcaattgcatgaacctttttactagtagatcttttggtgtgccattgagaataattaaccataatattatctaggagtttggtaacttctcctaaagtgatttccataaaagtgcctcctgcggccgaatctaaaagatttctaggagcaaaattcaatccggcataaattttttgtataatcatccaaagattcaaaccataagtagggcaattacgtatcattaatttcatcctctcccaagcttggcaacatgttcatgatcaagttgcttaaaattcataatattgtttctaagagagatgattttagcgggaggaaaatacttagagataaaagcatctttgcacttattccaagaatcaatactatttttaggcaaagacgaaaaccaagtttaacacgatctctaagcgaaaaaggaaatagcttcaatttaacaataccattgtccacatctttcttcttttgcatatcacacaaatccacaaagctattaagatgggtagcggcatcttcactaggaaggccggtgaattgatctttcatgacaagattcaacaaagcagcattaatttcacaagattcagcttcggtaagaggagcaatcggagtgctaagaaaatcattgttgttggtattggtaaagtcacacaatttagtattgtcttaagccatcgtgacaaacaagcaatccaacacacaagcaaacaagaagcaagcgaaaaagaggcgaacggaaagagagggcgaataaaacggcaagggtgaagtggggaagaggaaaacgagaggcaaatggcaaataatgtaatgtgagggataagagtttgtgatgggtacttggtatgtcttgacttgtgcgtagactccccggcaacggcaccaaaaatccttcttgctacctcttgagcactgcgttggttttcccttgaagaggaaagggtgatgcagtaaagtagcgtaagtatttccctcaatttttgagaaccaaggtatcaatccagtaggagaccatgctcaagtcccacccacctacacaaacaaataagaacctcgcaaccaacgcgataaaggggttgtcaatcccttcacggtcacttacgagagtgagatctgatcgagatgataagataatatttttggtattttataataaagagtaaataaaggttgcaaagtaaaataaacggcgatagaaatagcttgttgacgggagattaatatgatggaaaatagacccgggggccataggtttcactagtggcttctctcaagagcataagtattatggtgggtaaacggcttactgtcgagcaattgatagaattgagcatagttatgagaatatctaggtatgataatgtatataggcatcacatccgtgacaagtagaccgactcctgcctgcatctactactattactccacacatcgaccgctatccagcatgcatctagagtattaagttcataaaaacggagtaacgctttaagcaagacgacatgacgtagagggataaactcatgcaatatgatcaaaaccccatctttttatcctcgatggcaacaatacaatacgtgtcgtttcccctgctgtcactgggatcgagcaccgcaagattgaacccaaagctaagcacttctcacattgcaagaaagatcaatctagtaggccaaaccaaactgataattcgaagagacttgcaaagataaccaatcatacagaaaagaattcagaggagattcaaatattgttcatagataaactcgatcataaacccacaattcatcggatctcgacaaacacaccgcaaaaaaagattacatcgaatagatctccaagagaatcgaggagaactttgtattgagatccaaagagagagaagaagccatctagctaataactatggacccgaaggtctgaggtaaactactcacacatcatcgaagaggctatggtgttgatgtagaagccctccgtgatcgatgccccctccggcggagcgccggaaaagtccccaagatgggatctcacgggtacagagagttgcggcggtggaaatagggttttggctccgcatctgatgttttcagggtatatgagtatatataggcgaaagaggtcggtcaggagagctacgaggggcccacgagggtgggcggcgcgcccagggggcaggcgcgcctccctgcctcgtggcctcctcgttcgtttcttgacatccactccaagtcctctagatcacgtttgttccaaaaatcgcgttcccgaaggtttcattccgtttggactccgtttgatattccttttcttcgaaacactgaaataggcaaaaaaaacaacaatttgggctaggcgtccagttaataggttagtcccaaaaataatataaaagtgtataataaagcccgtaaacatccaaaacagaataaataatagcatggaacaatcaaaaattatagatatgttggagacgtatcaagcatccccaagcttaattcctgctcgtcctcgagtaggtaaatgataaaaacagaatttttgatgtggaatgctacttagcataattctcaatgtaattctcttaattgtggcatgaatattcagatccgaaagattcaagataaaaatttaatattgacataaaaataataatacttcaagcatactaacaaagcaatcatgtcttctcaaaataacatggccaaagaaagttatccctgcaaaatcatataactggcagcttgggtgtgggagaggaggcgggcgtgtgggcgagatggcaaacgcccacacaccagcccttgtacgtgactgaaaactggtgtgtgggcgaactgctaaacgcccacacaccggcccctccgtgtgaTAAAGCGGTTGTGTGGGCGacctctctcacacaccacacacgcgagttgtcctacatggcatacaaaatcagctaattcgtgccaagattcgtgcagaagttactggacggtgatggaggcgtgtgggtgagttggctaacgcccacacgtgtgggcgttacacattggacgccgataactgccacacgtgtgggcgttaagggaTCTGCCCACACATTCTGTGTGGTGcctaagaggaccagcccacacgcTTGTGTGTGGGCAAAATAACTAGCGCCCACACGCCTGTTTTTTCCCTCCCGGTCCCtcttacacgcgtgcgtgtgggcgaaatagataacgcccacacgcccggtacttcaggcctcgtacctcgtggtcccgcacgccccacatgacactttaccgcgcgcccgcagttgccatgggctcacgaaccgggacagttgcctcctttggtcccggttcgtgagcgaaccgggattaatggtattacgagggccaaaccaatgccctgttttctactagtgacgtgCCACTTTGGTCTATTGTGACAATATTAGTGCAATATATCTCTCCTCCAATCCGGTCCAGCATCAGCGCACAAAACATGAGGAAATCGATCTCCATTTCGTCCGTGATCGCATCGCTCTTGGCGAGGTCAATGTTCTCCACGTGCCGTCCAGCTCCTAGTTCGCGGATGTGTTCACCAAAGGGTTGCCAACCCAAGGCGTTCCGGCTGGGGCCGGCGGGGGCTTGTACATTGTCACGTTGTACCAACGATCCCTAGTCGTGCGGATCTCACCGAACGCCAAGGCCTAGTGCCACCTTGTATAGGGCTGTTCAGTTGGACTCCCATGCTATATATGTTGTAATCTCTGTGGGTGATCAATACGACAAGTGCTTTCACTGTCTAACTTCCTGCTCGTCTCCTCCACGGTCGGCAGCGACGACGACCAGCGCAGCTGGCGCAGTTGCTCACCTGGCCGTGCCGCAGCCCAGCGCGAGGTATCTCAGCTTCTGCTGAGATGGCAAGGTCGCCAGCGAGGACCGACGTCGCCGCTGTCGACAAGGGAGCTTCACGTGAGTCGCCGACCGGCCCCAAGGAGGCCTTCACGCTTACTCGGTCGCCAATGGATGGAGTAAATCTAGGGGATGGATAGGCGCCGGAGTAAAATTTACAGTCCTCCATTTGGTTTAGTACTTCGGCTAGGTACGGCGCTAGGGAGTAAAACCGAATTTATGCTCCCTTTCGGCCGGataggggatcggttagaaatgccctaagcCAGCCACTCTGCTGTGCGCGTGCGCCGTGATCGATCAAGCGGAGGGGGTACAGTCCAGCAAAAATTGCGTGGGTATGGAGGAAAAAACCAGATCCAACCGTTCAGAAAAACGGAAGGATGAAGCAGGACACTAGAGTGACTTTAGCCAGCTTGTCCCATGTCGATCGGCGGTGGGCATGCTTTCGTCTCGGCTTGCCAATATATCCACGTCCGCCCAGATTCCACAAAGATACACACATCCAGGTAGATAGATAATTGTGGTTGCGCAATCAATTTGGCTGGACAGCACCTACGTTCATGCACGGAGTAAGATGGAAGGCCGATCGGGCACCGAATTGTACGAGAGTATATAAGAACCCCATGACCATAGCAGAGTTGCTGATACACAAACACAACTATCATGGCGCCCGCGTGGTCTTCAACTCTCTCGCCCCTTGTTGCATCTGCCGTCTGCGCAAGCTTCGCGACGGCGACGACGTGGTTAGGCTGCCGGAGAATGCCGAGCATGGGGCGCTCACAGACGCTAGGCATGAAGATCAACGGCCTTCACTTGTTTCAGTTTCTTACTCTTTCTGGCATTTCCCTCGAGTCTTCTCATCATACACTATTATAGTAGTTATGAGTTTTGCCTTCTTTTTCTTGACGAAAAATTCAGGTGGCCAACCTCCTCTCCTCCCGAGAGACCAGCTGAAAAGAAAACCTATCGTGGCGCATGTCCAAAAGGAAACTGGGAACGATGTGATGGTCAGCACGGAGGGGTTGCTCCAAGCTCAGCTTGAGCTCTACCACCACGCCATGGCGTACGTCAAGTCTGCGGCGCTCAGGGCAGCCGCGGACCTACGCATCCCCGACGCAATTCACCGCTGCGGTGGTGCCGCCACCTTGTCCGACATCGCCACTGAGATCGGCGTCCAGCCGACGAAGGTTTCCCACCTCCGTAGGCTCATGCGTGCCCTCACCATCCTTGGCATCTTCCTCGTCGGCCAAGGCCCCAACGGTGAGGCCACTGATGTGCACTACAAGCTCACCTCGGTCTCGCGCCTCCTCTTGGAGGGCAGCTCATGTACCCAGTCTCCCATCGTGCGCGTGCTCGTGGACCCGCTGTCCTTGACCGCTCTCTGCAGCATAGGGGAGTGGTTTACTGATGAGAGAGCCTCGGCCCTCACACTCTTCGAGGTGGCGCATGGGTGCACGCGGGAGGAGATGACGGCGAAGAAGGGCACTCGTGGCGTCTTCAATGTTGGCATGATCTCCGATAGCCACCTCCTCATGGAGACCATCATCAAGGATCACCGTAACATCTTTGAGGGCGTGAGCTCCCTCGTTGACGCTGGCGGTGCCCATGGTGCCACGGCGGAAGCCATCGCTAAGGCTTTCCCTCACATCAAGTGCACCGTGCTTGACCTCCCACATGCAATCGCGGGGGCACCTGCCATCGCCAATGTTGAGTTTGTTGCTGGCGATTTGTTTGAGTATGTGCCACCAGTAGACGTTGTTCTACTCAAGGTACACACATGACACGGCATCTTGTTTTTTCCTTCGATTTTTTACGTTACATATATATATGTGTTGAACGAGACATCTTCTTCCTCTTTGCAGTGGGTTTTGTGCTTGTGGCAGGATGAAGATGCTGTCAAGGTACTACGACGATGCAAAGAAGCAATAACCAGTAGAGGTGCCGTAGGGAAGGTGATAATCGTCGATGTCGTGATAGACTTCGGGATGTCGCAGGATGATGTCCTTCTTAGGGAGACACAGGTTCTATTTGATGTCCAAATGATGCGTGTTGACGGGGGTGAGCGAGACGAGCAGCAGTGGAGGAAGATTTTCTTTGAAGCCGGATTCAGGGACT
Protein-coding regions in this window:
- the LOC123168505 gene encoding acetylserotonin O-methyltransferase 1; the encoded protein is MAPAWSSTLSPLVASAVCASFATATTWLGCRRMPSMGRSQTLGGQPPLLPRDQLKRKPIVAHVQKETGNDVMVSTEGLLQAQLELYHHAMAYVKSAALRAAADLRIPDAIHRCGGAATLSDIATEIGVQPTKVSHLRRLMRALTILGIFLVGQGPNGEATDVHYKLTSVSRLLLEGSSCTQSPIVRVLVDPLSLTALCSIGEWFTDERASALTLFEVAHGCTREEMTAKKGTRGVFNVGMISDSHLLMETIIKDHRNIFEGVSSLVDAGGAHGATAEAIAKAFPHIKCTVLDLPHAIAGAPAIANVEFVAGDLFEYVPPVDVVLLKWVLCLWQDEDAVKVLRRCKEAITSRGAVGKVIIVDVVIDFGMSQDDVLLRETQVLFDVQMMRVDGGERDEQQWRKIFFEAGFRDYKITPMLGFRSIIEVYP